In Pectobacterium aroidearum, the following are encoded in one genomic region:
- a CDS encoding transglycosylase SLT domain-containing protein gives MATPALNAMQRLNVLLVYLLLTNLAQAQEIPPPAYQLAAQRAGIPSVVLYAVALQESGVYQRERIVPWPWSLNVAGQSRRYASQAQACAGVHQALQDVPPTRIDVGLGQINLGWQKHRYRQPCELLDPYNNLAIAAQILKEQHTPGEDWLLAIGRYHRPAGGAPAARYRRSVSQHLQRVLGPQQQLFATTISKETSP, from the coding sequence ATGGCAACGCCAGCCCTGAACGCCATGCAGCGCCTGAATGTACTACTGGTGTACCTGCTGCTGACCAACCTGGCGCAGGCGCAAGAAATCCCTCCTCCCGCCTACCAGTTGGCCGCTCAACGCGCAGGGATTCCCTCCGTCGTCCTGTATGCCGTGGCGTTGCAGGAAAGTGGCGTGTACCAGAGAGAGCGCATCGTGCCGTGGCCGTGGTCTCTGAATGTCGCCGGCCAGTCACGCCGATATGCCAGCCAGGCGCAAGCCTGCGCAGGAGTGCATCAGGCGCTGCAAGACGTACCACCTACCCGCATCGACGTGGGCCTGGGGCAGATCAATCTCGGTTGGCAGAAGCACCGCTACCGCCAGCCCTGCGAATTACTCGATCCGTACAACAACCTGGCTATCGCTGCGCAGATCCTCAAAGAGCAGCACACACCCGGCGAAGACTGGCTGCTGGCGATTGGTCGCTACCACCGACCCGCTGGAGGTGCTCCGGCGGCACGCTACCGCCGCAGTGTGTCGCAGCACCTTCAGCGCGTATTAGGGCCACAACAGCAATTGTTCGCCACGACTATCAGCAAGGAGACCTCCCCATGA
- a CDS encoding TIGR03759 family integrating conjugative element protein, with protein sequence MKRLMTILIAAAVTALPLPTMAQQPTTMESRIVPTRVEQHRDAHLAQDWGLNTEEWQRYRELMEGPLGTYSPNLDPLSALGIEARSDDERQRYAELQVQAEAHRVEKLLAYQRAYDEAWQRLNPGMQRVNLPDAAPNSNAMTGSGRTAVFIKEDCLSCTEHVQRLQASGTEFDLYMVGSRQDDARIRDWAKRARIDPVRVRNGTITLNHDAGRWLSLGMPGELPASLRQINGQWQRQP encoded by the coding sequence ATGAAACGCCTGATGACGATCCTTATCGCTGCTGCGGTGACCGCCCTTCCACTCCCCACGATGGCACAGCAGCCCACCACTATGGAGTCTCGTATCGTACCGACTCGGGTCGAACAGCACCGAGACGCGCACCTGGCCCAGGACTGGGGCCTGAACACCGAAGAATGGCAGCGTTACCGCGAACTCATGGAGGGGCCACTCGGCACATACTCACCCAACCTCGACCCACTATCAGCATTGGGCATCGAGGCACGCAGTGACGACGAACGGCAACGCTATGCCGAACTGCAAGTACAGGCAGAAGCACATCGCGTTGAAAAGCTGCTGGCCTATCAACGCGCTTATGATGAAGCCTGGCAAAGGCTGAATCCTGGCATGCAGCGGGTGAACCTGCCGGATGCCGCCCCCAACAGCAACGCAATGACCGGCAGCGGCCGCACGGCAGTGTTCATCAAAGAAGACTGCCTTTCATGCACCGAGCACGTACAGCGCCTGCAAGCGTCGGGTACTGAATTCGACCTGTACATGGTCGGCTCGCGGCAAGACGATGCGCGTATCCGCGATTGGGCCAAGCGTGCCCGGATCGACCCTGTACGGGTGCGTAACGGCACCATCACCCTGAACCACGATGCCGGCCGCTGGTTGTCTCTGGGCATGCCCGGAGAACTGCCTGCCAGTCTCAGACAGATCAATGGTCAATGGCAACGCCAGCCCTGA
- a CDS encoding PilL N-terminal domain-containing protein produces the protein MSPTHSTRQLFVSHLLIIAALSSGCTTTTAPPPSPPIKTVSPVPDATPDFIPIVRYGRYTLVELAPNAAQRDLLLQVIDVAIPEDARATVGDGLRHVLKRSGYQLCETAQTLIELYSLPLPAAHLHMGPMTLRDALLTLTGSAWDMQVDDRVRQVCFVRASTDSKVGAVSSDLPAAKAGKAALSAGGQP, from the coding sequence ATGTCACCCACACATTCAACCCGGCAGTTGTTCGTCAGTCACCTGCTGATCATTGCAGCATTGAGCAGCGGATGCACAACAACCACTGCCCCGCCCCCCTCACCGCCCATTAAAACGGTCTCCCCGGTTCCCGACGCGACGCCGGACTTCATCCCAATCGTGCGCTACGGGCGCTATACCCTTGTTGAACTGGCACCCAATGCGGCGCAACGCGACCTGCTGCTACAGGTAATTGACGTGGCAATACCCGAAGACGCCCGTGCCACCGTCGGTGATGGCCTGCGGCATGTGCTCAAACGCAGCGGTTACCAGCTCTGTGAAACAGCACAAACCCTCATTGAACTGTATTCACTTCCGCTCCCCGCCGCACACCTGCACATGGGGCCCATGACCCTACGCGACGCTCTGCTGACCCTGACTGGCTCAGCATGGGATATGCAGGTCGATGACCGAGTGCGGCAGGTGTGCTTTGTACGCGCCAGCACAGATAGCAAGGTCGGTGCAGTTTCCAGCGACCTCCCGGCCGCCAAGGCAGGTAAAGCGGCCCTGTCCGCAGGAGGTCAACCATGA
- a CDS encoding DEAD/DEAH box helicase family protein translates to MSIQIEAAPAVTQSPETDDLFGPANDELSISMQDFVSEFGDELLDSLNRANPPVYKGVPRANRQRILASLKRQLFPAQAEVVHAAAELLVNQGERAAIVNGEMGTGKTTVGIALAAVLNAEGYRRTLVLSPPHLVYKWRREILETVTGAKVWVLNGPDTLLKLIKLREQLNVPADGQEFFIIGRVRMRMGFHWKPAFVRKRTRHGTVGLCPHCGTMVHTLDGEPVSALELDAEEVRRKCGVCKSALWTLMRPRSLSGSDQSAAVLRALKRIPTIGEATAAKLMKTFGDSFLASMLGDNFHQFINLMDNRGELVFSDRQAQRMERAMSSMEFGFGEGGYQPSEFVKRYLPQSTFDLLIADEAHEYKTGGSAQGQAMGVIAAKTRKTLLLTGTLMGGYASDLFYLLFRALPGRMIEDGYRPSTSGSMNAAAMAFMRDHGVLKDIYSESDGPAHKTARGSKVTVRTVKAPGFGPKGVLRCVLPFTIFLKLRDIGGVLPPYDEEFREVEMDAEQSDTYSKLAASLTSQLKEALRKRDTTLLGVVLNVLLAWSDCCFRTETVRHPRTREVLAFTQAQFNELQVMPKERELIDICKQEKAEGRKILAYSVYTGTRDTTSRLKMLLEQEGFRVAVLRASVDASRREDWIAEQLDRGIDVLITNPELVKTGLDLLEFPTIVFMQSGYNVYTLQQAARRSWRIGQKQPVKVIYLGYAATSQMTCLALMAKKILVSQSTSGDVPESGLDVLNQDGDSIEVALARQLVAA, encoded by the coding sequence ATGAGCATACAAATTGAAGCGGCCCCTGCCGTCACGCAATCACCCGAAACCGATGATCTGTTCGGCCCTGCGAACGACGAACTCTCCATCAGCATGCAGGATTTCGTCAGCGAGTTCGGGGATGAATTGCTCGACTCTCTCAACCGGGCCAATCCACCGGTCTACAAAGGTGTGCCACGTGCAAACCGACAACGCATTCTTGCCAGTCTCAAGCGACAGTTGTTCCCCGCCCAGGCTGAGGTCGTGCATGCAGCGGCCGAGTTGCTCGTCAATCAGGGCGAGCGCGCGGCCATCGTCAATGGTGAGATGGGGACAGGAAAAACCACTGTCGGCATCGCGCTGGCGGCGGTACTCAATGCGGAAGGCTATCGCCGCACACTCGTGCTCAGCCCACCGCACCTGGTCTACAAATGGCGGCGGGAGATTCTCGAAACCGTCACGGGAGCCAAAGTCTGGGTGCTCAACGGCCCGGACACGCTGCTCAAACTGATCAAGCTGCGCGAGCAACTGAACGTGCCAGCCGATGGACAGGAATTTTTCATCATTGGCCGTGTGCGCATGCGAATGGGCTTCCACTGGAAGCCTGCATTCGTTCGCAAACGCACCCGTCACGGCACCGTTGGGCTTTGCCCACACTGCGGCACCATGGTTCACACCCTTGATGGCGAGCCTGTCAGCGCACTGGAACTCGATGCTGAGGAAGTGCGTCGCAAGTGTGGCGTTTGCAAAAGTGCCCTCTGGACACTGATGCGACCACGCAGTTTGTCAGGCAGCGATCAATCCGCAGCAGTACTGCGGGCGCTAAAACGCATTCCGACCATTGGTGAAGCCACAGCCGCCAAGCTGATGAAGACCTTTGGCGATTCATTCCTGGCCTCGATGCTTGGGGACAACTTCCACCAGTTCATCAATCTGATGGACAACCGGGGGGAGTTGGTCTTTTCAGACCGGCAGGCTCAGCGCATGGAACGCGCCATGTCGAGTATGGAGTTCGGCTTCGGTGAGGGCGGCTATCAACCCAGCGAATTCGTGAAGCGGTATCTGCCGCAAAGCACGTTCGATTTGCTCATCGCCGACGAAGCCCACGAGTACAAGACAGGCGGTTCCGCGCAAGGTCAGGCCATGGGCGTGATTGCGGCCAAAACCCGCAAAACGTTGCTGCTCACCGGCACGCTGATGGGAGGCTACGCTTCCGATCTCTTCTATCTGCTGTTCCGAGCATTGCCCGGACGTATGATCGAAGACGGCTACCGACCCAGTACCAGTGGCAGCATGAACGCTGCGGCCATGGCATTCATGCGGGATCATGGCGTCCTCAAGGACATCTATTCCGAGAGCGACGGCCCGGCCCACAAGACCGCAAGAGGCTCGAAGGTCACCGTCAGAACCGTTAAAGCGCCAGGGTTCGGCCCCAAGGGCGTGCTGCGCTGCGTTCTGCCCTTCACGATTTTCCTCAAACTCCGGGATATTGGTGGCGTACTGCCCCCATATGACGAAGAGTTCAGGGAAGTCGAGATGGATGCCGAGCAAAGTGATACCTACAGCAAGCTCGCTGCCAGCCTGACGAGTCAGCTCAAGGAAGCCCTGCGTAAGCGGGACACCACCTTGCTGGGCGTGGTGCTCAATGTGCTGCTGGCCTGGTCTGACTGCTGCTTTCGTACCGAAACCGTGCGCCACCCGCGTACGCGAGAGGTACTGGCATTCACCCAGGCCCAGTTCAACGAGCTGCAGGTGATGCCTAAAGAGCGGGAACTGATCGACATCTGCAAGCAGGAGAAAGCAGAGGGGCGCAAGATCCTGGCCTATTCCGTCTACACAGGCACGCGAGATACCACCAGCAGGCTGAAAATGCTGTTGGAGCAAGAAGGTTTTCGGGTTGCGGTATTGCGCGCCAGCGTCGATGCCAGCCGCCGTGAAGACTGGATTGCAGAACAGCTCGACCGTGGCATCGATGTCCTCATCACCAACCCGGAGCTTGTCAAAACAGGGCTGGATCTTCTGGAGTTCCCCACGATTGTGTTCATGCAATCAGGGTACAACGTGTACACACTGCAGCAGGCCGCACGACGCTCCTGGCGTATCGGCCAGAAGCAGCCTGTGAAGGTGATCTACCTGGGGTATGCGGCCACGTCGCAAATGACGTGCCTGGCGCTGATGGCGAAGAAGATTCTGGTCTCTCAGAGCACGTCGGGAGACGTTCCTGAATCAGGATTGGATGTACTTAATCAAGATGGAGACTCTATTGAAGTCGCCCTGGCCCGGCAACTTGTCGCAGCCTGA
- a CDS encoding DUF6094 domain-containing protein, protein MALMFPRLARNFAKNGYYPTDESTLERTLAALAPSDEPMCIIDPCAGEGVAIAEAAHALGLDHTRSYAVEYDQERASHARLLVDHCIHADLMDTLISRQAFGLLWLNPPYGDLSRDANGNIGYDGKGRPRLEKLFYQRTLPLLQYHGILIFIIPFYVLDQEMVGWLTRHFADLRIFRAVDTQFKQVVLFGRRARQRDLASEDVKSTRARLLQIGQGEQDVEELPPEWTSLPYIVPGTQAEPEHFYRISMEPMQFAEEVQRLRGLWPAFETHLGAAQQSLRAPARALSEWHLALALAAGAISGVVQSQSGRTLAVKGDTYKQKATSTEYCERDDGSIAETRILTDKFVPVIRAWDLSPNSAMLGRILTIH, encoded by the coding sequence ATGGCACTCATGTTTCCCCGGCTCGCCAGAAATTTTGCCAAAAATGGCTATTACCCTACCGATGAGTCCACGCTCGAACGGACACTCGCCGCACTGGCTCCCAGCGATGAGCCCATGTGCATTATTGACCCTTGTGCCGGCGAAGGCGTTGCGATTGCCGAAGCCGCCCATGCCCTCGGGCTTGATCACACCCGTTCGTACGCTGTCGAGTACGATCAGGAGCGCGCCAGCCATGCACGGTTGTTGGTCGATCACTGCATCCATGCCGACCTGATGGATACTCTCATCTCGCGTCAGGCATTCGGTTTGCTTTGGCTCAATCCACCGTACGGCGACTTATCCAGAGATGCCAACGGCAACATCGGCTACGACGGTAAGGGCCGGCCCCGACTGGAAAAGCTGTTCTACCAGCGGACACTGCCCTTGCTGCAGTACCACGGCATTCTCATTTTCATCATTCCGTTCTATGTGCTCGACCAGGAAATGGTGGGCTGGCTCACGCGCCACTTCGCCGATCTGCGTATCTTCCGTGCGGTAGATACACAATTCAAACAAGTGGTGCTATTTGGTCGTCGTGCTCGCCAGCGCGATCTGGCGAGTGAAGACGTGAAGTCCACCCGCGCCCGGTTGTTGCAAATCGGGCAGGGAGAACAGGACGTAGAGGAATTGCCGCCCGAGTGGACGTCGCTTCCCTATATCGTGCCAGGCACCCAGGCCGAACCCGAGCATTTTTATCGCATCAGCATGGAGCCGATGCAGTTCGCCGAAGAAGTACAGCGTCTGCGAGGTTTGTGGCCAGCGTTCGAGACTCACCTCGGTGCCGCGCAGCAGTCGCTGCGCGCGCCTGCTCGTGCTTTATCTGAATGGCACCTGGCATTGGCCCTGGCAGCGGGTGCGATCTCCGGCGTCGTGCAGTCCCAAAGCGGCCGCACACTTGCCGTCAAGGGCGACACCTACAAGCAGAAAGCAACGAGCACCGAGTATTGCGAACGCGATGACGGTTCAATCGCCGAAACGCGCATTCTCACCGATAAGTTCGTGCCCGTCATCAGAGCATGGGACCTGTCTCCTAACTCAGCCATGCTGGGACGGATTCTCACCATCCATTGA
- a CDS encoding DUF3275 family protein, with amino-acid sequence MATAAVQSTPPIIVRGQLAIRTISGRNGRFTVGRLTTHLGLFHVKDPELEQYPEGKYEGEFAIRYIYPKAYPVGDGMRFEIRANLDGMTLSGIDKLSKAEARAFATQDVDPLDEESGTQPVPTPTATSKSKARPAPVQATQDPLVDTTPFSVDAPSATVAASDNPDSDDAALFGILWPLGESVKLDATIDRRTLRLQVARLSQLSYAFDATAQQWNRQPESLAT; translated from the coding sequence ATGGCTACAGCAGCCGTTCAATCCACTCCCCCCATTATCGTTCGCGGCCAACTCGCAATCCGCACAATATCCGGTCGTAACGGCCGGTTCACAGTCGGTCGTCTCACCACTCACCTTGGGCTGTTCCATGTCAAAGATCCCGAACTGGAGCAGTATCCCGAAGGAAAGTATGAGGGTGAATTTGCGATTCGATATATTTATCCGAAAGCCTATCCTGTCGGCGACGGCATGCGATTCGAGATCCGGGCCAACCTGGATGGCATGACCTTGTCTGGTATCGACAAACTCAGCAAAGCAGAGGCTCGCGCCTTCGCCACGCAGGATGTCGATCCGCTTGATGAGGAATCGGGTACTCAACCCGTACCCACGCCAACCGCAACGTCCAAATCCAAGGCCAGGCCTGCCCCTGTACAAGCCACCCAGGACCCACTGGTCGACACCACGCCATTCAGCGTCGATGCACCCTCCGCGACTGTAGCGGCCTCGGACAATCCCGATAGCGATGATGCTGCATTGTTCGGCATCCTCTGGCCGCTGGGTGAATCGGTGAAGCTGGACGCAACCATTGACCGCCGCACGTTGCGCCTGCAAGTCGCGCGGTTGAGCCAGTTGAGCTATGCGTTCGACGCCACGGCCCAGCAGTGGAACCGCCAGCCAGAATCTCTGGCGACCTGA
- a CDS encoding DUF3577 domain-containing protein: MTHSTSGEKAYFDLHTEGYGRLQRVREVPVRGGRRAQPFLACTIAALVGSSQEPTTRYFDVKVTGAEAKKLVEHYVGIDDPKQRPMIKFRLGDLWSDAFIRPSGERKGEPAASLKGRLLKAELIAPAALQIIEQYELVTRGIGYLNRPKDVTPKKGDPFLACTIGALAGPVEEPEYRYINTIVTTPEAQHLVRRCVQAVEAERKVLVAFRLNDMKADPYLRTKGEHAGEPAASLESKLIHIGLIKIDGQLVYPTANQAPSSEHATAVSTASERSDNSVDMPPTTPGTTEPEAQSSVEEEPALVTSR, translated from the coding sequence ATGACTCATTCTACTTCAGGCGAAAAGGCCTATTTCGATCTGCACACCGAAGGTTACGGTCGTCTGCAACGCGTACGGGAAGTTCCCGTGCGGGGTGGCCGACGTGCTCAACCCTTCCTGGCCTGCACCATCGCAGCGCTGGTCGGCTCGTCCCAAGAACCGACCACCCGCTATTTTGATGTCAAAGTCACAGGTGCCGAGGCTAAAAAACTGGTCGAACACTATGTCGGCATTGATGATCCAAAGCAGCGTCCGATGATCAAGTTCCGGCTGGGGGATCTGTGGAGTGATGCATTCATTCGCCCCAGCGGTGAGCGCAAGGGTGAACCGGCAGCCAGTCTCAAGGGACGGCTCCTGAAAGCTGAACTGATCGCCCCTGCCGCACTGCAAATAATCGAACAGTACGAGTTGGTCACTCGGGGCATTGGCTACCTCAATCGGCCCAAAGACGTCACACCGAAGAAGGGTGACCCGTTCCTCGCATGCACCATCGGTGCGCTGGCCGGGCCTGTCGAAGAACCGGAATACCGGTACATCAACACCATCGTGACCACACCGGAGGCTCAACATCTGGTGCGCCGTTGCGTGCAGGCCGTCGAGGCTGAGCGCAAGGTACTGGTGGCCTTTCGTCTCAACGACATGAAAGCTGATCCGTACCTTCGCACGAAGGGCGAGCATGCCGGCGAGCCGGCTGCGAGTCTGGAGTCCAAACTGATCCATATTGGCCTGATCAAGATCGATGGCCAATTGGTCTATCCCACTGCCAACCAGGCTCCCTCTTCCGAGCATGCTACAGCGGTATCCACTGCGTCAGAAAGGTCTGATAACAGCGTGGATATGCCGCCTACGACGCCCGGTACAACCGAACCTGAAGCGCAATCCTCGGTAGAAGAAGAGCCCGCTCTCGTCACTTCACGCTAA
- a CDS encoding H-NS family nucleoid-associated regulatory protein, translated as MSIDLQALSAAELKNLIASAQDQLVKGERERIKAVREKILQLLEGENLELEQVFPNSKPSPRVKNPVAPKYAHPDNPGLTWSGRGKQPNWFKEALAAGKTQAQLLLP; from the coding sequence ATGTCGATTGATTTGCAGGCGCTGTCCGCAGCCGAATTGAAGAACCTGATCGCATCCGCACAGGATCAACTGGTCAAGGGAGAACGTGAACGCATCAAGGCTGTTCGCGAGAAAATTCTGCAGTTGCTGGAAGGTGAAAATCTGGAGCTGGAGCAGGTCTTCCCGAACTCGAAGCCGAGTCCTCGGGTAAAAAATCCTGTGGCTCCCAAATATGCACATCCCGACAACCCAGGCCTGACCTGGAGTGGTCGAGGTAAGCAGCCGAACTGGTTCAAAGAGGCGCTCGCGGCAGGCAAAACGCAGGCGCAGTTATTGCTGCCCTAG
- a CDS encoding phosphoadenosine phosphosulfate reductase family protein, protein MRDPFKIDSPTCISFSGGRTSAYMLWRVLQANCGLPADTIVCFANTGKEVEATLRFVRDCATHWKTSIHWLEYQDAAPGFTRVDFTTASRQGEPFEALIRKRQYLPNPVARGCTTSLKIRPMHKYLRSLGWAEWDQFIGIRADEQRRVAKIRARGHSTESSHEMMCMPLADANISVYEVSAFWQAQPFDLELLTVKGRTLEGNCDLCFLKPQGQRLALIKARPEAAIWWIRMESLNLASKASGTRFRIDGPSYADLARFAANQGDLFDSTEDAVACFCGD, encoded by the coding sequence ATGCGCGACCCGTTCAAGATTGACTCCCCGACCTGCATCAGTTTTTCCGGTGGCCGCACCAGTGCCTATATGCTGTGGCGCGTTTTACAGGCCAACTGCGGCCTGCCTGCCGATACCATAGTCTGCTTCGCCAACACGGGCAAAGAAGTAGAGGCTACCCTGCGCTTCGTGCGTGACTGCGCCACACATTGGAAAACCTCCATCCACTGGCTCGAATATCAGGACGCTGCACCAGGGTTCACACGGGTCGATTTCACGACGGCCAGCCGTCAGGGTGAGCCTTTCGAGGCGTTGATCCGTAAACGCCAATACCTGCCCAATCCCGTTGCTCGCGGCTGCACCACCAGCCTGAAAATTCGGCCGATGCATAAATACCTGCGCAGTCTTGGTTGGGCGGAATGGGATCAATTCATTGGCATCCGCGCCGACGAGCAACGGCGTGTCGCCAAAATTCGGGCACGCGGTCACTCCACGGAATCAAGCCATGAAATGATGTGCATGCCATTGGCCGATGCAAACATCAGCGTATACGAGGTCAGTGCGTTCTGGCAGGCGCAACCTTTCGATCTGGAACTCTTGACCGTGAAAGGCCGCACACTCGAAGGCAACTGTGATTTGTGCTTCCTCAAGCCACAGGGACAGCGACTGGCCCTCATCAAGGCCAGACCGGAAGCTGCCATATGGTGGATACGCATGGAATCACTGAATCTGGCCAGCAAAGCCAGTGGCACACGGTTTCGTATTGACGGTCCCAGCTATGCCGATCTGGCGCGCTTCGCCGCAAATCAGGGTGATCTGTTCGATTCAACCGAAGATGCGGTGGCCTGTTTTTGCGGTGATTAA
- a CDS encoding DUF3085 domain-containing protein, whose translation MTLRFKGAELRPVIAEAVANQCRIILVKDQGVYWLAEHGERHPDGRQKLIAYAIGCNPDVAPFDDWWERSRAEFGGDDFGEFFEPGDRVFTGILDGAGDLEVSATATQIFLQVVATSPDSN comes from the coding sequence ATGACTTTACGCTTCAAAGGAGCCGAATTGCGGCCCGTCATCGCCGAGGCTGTTGCCAATCAGTGCCGCATCATCCTGGTCAAGGATCAGGGTGTTTACTGGCTCGCCGAGCATGGTGAACGCCATCCCGATGGGCGTCAAAAGCTGATCGCCTACGCAATTGGCTGCAACCCTGACGTTGCGCCCTTCGACGACTGGTGGGAGCGTTCACGCGCTGAGTTCGGTGGCGATGATTTTGGTGAGTTTTTCGAACCTGGCGACAGGGTGTTTACCGGCATCCTGGATGGTGCTGGTGATCTCGAAGTGTCCGCTACCGCAACACAGATTTTCCTGCAAGTTGTCGCGACAAGCCCCGATAGCAACTGA
- a CDS encoding GTPase: MDHQTIRNQMQSLVRDHVPSNARSFRFKIFDGQPKVSTLGFHIDPKPFEGKIIARTEDAIVVKTGRIEFAVLDRTLVTEDPDEGARVQVEPYARHRFDGLRADTPEERTKYTADGKPYKLQTYVLGSAPAKLPIPQPRCPELQELIRQLEELPAPDGFRRITHLLVDAGARDFTWVDPLPKDIIATPPAISFNTSTAKFNGRVTVQYERADDLYAVVLSHDGELVERVDGVFFDTLGDVLFRLIDDGSWRRIRVRTIQKPLRRKS, from the coding sequence ATGGATCATCAAACCATTCGCAATCAGATGCAGTCATTGGTGCGTGACCACGTTCCTTCCAATGCCCGCAGTTTCAGGTTCAAAATTTTTGACGGCCAGCCCAAGGTGTCGACACTGGGCTTTCACATTGATCCCAAGCCTTTTGAAGGAAAGATCATCGCCAGGACGGAGGATGCCATTGTCGTCAAGACGGGCCGAATCGAGTTCGCCGTGCTTGACCGGACGCTCGTGACCGAAGATCCAGACGAAGGAGCCAGGGTGCAGGTCGAACCCTACGCACGGCATCGCTTCGACGGTCTTCGCGCAGACACCCCCGAAGAGCGCACCAAATACACCGCTGATGGCAAGCCCTACAAGCTCCAGACGTATGTCCTCGGCTCCGCCCCCGCCAAGCTTCCGATCCCGCAACCCCGCTGCCCGGAGTTACAGGAACTGATCAGGCAACTGGAGGAGCTGCCGGCACCGGATGGTTTTCGTCGGATTACGCACCTGCTGGTTGATGCGGGTGCGCGGGATTTCACCTGGGTTGATCCACTGCCCAAGGACATCATCGCTACACCACCGGCTATCAGCTTCAACACAAGCACGGCGAAATTCAATGGCCGCGTCACTGTGCAATACGAACGCGCCGACGACCTCTATGCCGTAGTGCTGAGCCACGATGGAGAGTTGGTTGAACGGGTTGACGGTGTGTTCTTCGATACCCTCGGAGACGTACTGTTCAGGCTGATCGACGATGGCAGTTGGCGTCGCATACGTGTGCGCACCATTCAAAAGCCGCTGCGACGCAAGTCATGA